A segment of the Cytophagia bacterium CHB2 genome:
TCCTGAATGGTCGCTTGCGTGGTTTCACTCCAATATTTGTGAAAGCTGTAAACGATGTTGGAACCATACAACAACGGCGGAGCCAAATCTCTGAAATCCGTCGCAAAGTTGCTGCCTTCGATAAACAGAATATGATTGTTGTCAACCTCTCGGATCGCCAGCGCGAGACGGCGATAGAAGTTGCGTAAGTCGAGATTATTATACCCGGCGGGCATCACCGGCTCGTTTAGCAAATCATATCCTGCCACCCACGGTTCATTGACATAGCGTTCGGCAATCTTTTTCCAAATTTCGACGGTGCGATCTTGATTGGCTGGTATGGTCCAGAGCTTGGCTTCGCCATCGCTGTCGCTGATGTTGTTGGAATTCTGCCCGCCCGGGGCGCAATGCATGTCGAGAATGACATACAAGCCCTGCCGCTTGCTCCAGGTAATGAGTGAATCCAGCAGCAGAAAGCCATCTTCAAGAAAGACGCCCGGTTGGTTTGGTGGAGAAAGCAATTCATAATGAAAGGGCAGGCGAATACTGTTGAATCCCCATGCCACAATTTTCGCAACATCTCTTTCGGCAACATAATTGGCGCGATAGGAATCGAAAAATATTTTGGTATCCTGCTCGCCAAGCAAGTCTTGCATCATGTTGCGAATCGAGGTGGGTGAGCCGTAGCCCGGCGTGTGCAGCATGTATCCTTCCGGCACCAGCCAGCCGCCGAGACCGATGCCCCGCAGCAAAACAGGCTTGCCCGCAGCATCGACGATTTCTTTGCCGTCCACGCGCAGGAATTGCGCAAAGCCTGCCGGCGCGAGGAAAAAAAATACGGCAGCAGAAATGGAAGCCAGTGTTCGCATAAATGATTTAGTCCACTTCCGGCGCGGTTAATGCAAGCGGTTTGGGAATCAGCGCATTGAGCAGAGGGTAATTCCAATCATTTGTTGTTGCATTATACACACCGAAACCGGCGATGAATTCCCAATAATGCCAGCTTATGTCATTGGCTTCGGCGGTGCGGGCGACGAATGCGGTCCACCGCGCGCGCGAGTCCATGTCGGCCATGCTATAGGCGCCAAATTCACCAATGTTCATGGGGCGATTGTTGGTCGTTCCCCAATTCGCGATAAGTGTAAATTCGTTTTGAATAGCTTGTTGCTCTGCCGGCGTTCCGGACCAGGTTGTGCCGAGCCAGGCACTGCTACCGGGAACCCAATCCGCGCCTTGATGGGTGAAGTTGAAAGGACTGTAGAAATGCACGGCAACGATTATGTTCTTATCATCCGCGGGCAACACCAGACTGTTGAGGGCGCTGGAATTGTACCAGAAAGCCGGGCCGACAATGATCGTCCGCGTGGGATTGGTCTGGCGAATAACAGCAATGGCCTCTTGCAAATATTGATTCCAAATCGTCGTTGTGAGATTGGCGTTAGGTTCATTGAGGATTTCAAAAAAGATATCGCTGGATTGATCGCGATAATGATTCGCCAGTTGCTCCCAGATGGCAAGAAAGCGCGCCTTGTGCGCCGCAGGATCTTGCATGATCTCTTCGTAGTGATGAATATTGATAACGACCGCCAGGTTTCTGGAGAGCGCCTGGGTTATTGCCCAATCAACGCGCAGCAAAAAGCTGGGATGGATCGTATAAGGCGCGCTGGTTAGCGCATGCGTCGACCAGCGGATGGGAATGCGCACGGAGTTGAATCCCGCGCTTTTGATCCAATCGAAATACTCGCTTTTGAGCGTCACGCCCCAGTCGCCTTCATTCGGAGCCTCGAGCGCATTGCCCAAATTCATGCCCCGGCCCAAGCGCGCATTTTGTGCGAAAGCATCGGGAGGCGTTTCATTTTCAGGTGCTACAGGATTGGAATCGTCGGAGCAGGCGGAAATCAAAGCGATTGAGAGAGCGGCAAATATGAGGATGACAAGATTGAGGCTGATGCGCATGCTTGATGTCATAAATTTGTTAAATGAGAATATTGCAGAGGATGAATTCTGTTTACCTCATGGCGCGCGCTGGTAAACACGGACATAATCCACCGTCAGCGTTTGCGGAAAAACCGTGCTCGCGTCCGGGTTGCCGGGCCAGTTGCCGCCCACCGCTAGATTGAGCAGCATGTGAAAACGCTGATTGAAGGGCGCGGGGTAAGGTTGGCCCGTCGTGTGCCATTGCGTTTGCGTTTGATAAAGCTGATCATCAACATACCATTTGAATTCATTCTCTGTCCAATCGAGGCGGAACGTGTGAAACTCGTTGGTGAAGTCGCCTTGTGGCAGCGTAAACGATTTTCCCGTATGAACATTTCCCGGCCAGGCCGCGCCATAATGCAGCGTGCCGTGCACGGTTTTCGTATCGTGTCCCAGCATTTCCATAATATCGATTTCACCGCTTGCCGCCCAGCCGCCGTAAACCCAATCTGTGGGCAGCATCCAAATTGCCGGCCACATGCCGCGGCCCACCGGCAACTTGGCGCGAATGTCGAAACGGCCGTATTTCCAATCCCCCTTATTCAAGGTTCGCAATCGGGCGGAGGTGTAGGCTCGCGTGCCTTCGGGACCGGTGTAATTTTCCTGCAACGCGCGAATGACCAGGACGCCGTCTTGAATAAAAGAATTCTCCGGCCGCGCCGTGTAATACTGCAATTCGTTATTGCCGCCGCCTTGCGCGTTCACTTCATGTCCCCATTTGGATAAATCAATCTGACGACCGTCGAATTCATCGTGCCAGATCAACTGCCAGCCGGCAATCTCCCAGGCGGGCTTTTCCACCTGGGTAATGGTTTTTTTGTTACAGCTTAAGCCGAGCAGGGAAGCGGCGATAAACAGATGACAAAGATACTTGGCCTTGACGTGCAACATAATCGACTCACAAAAATACGATGGTCAGAATTTTACGCCGAAGGAATACGAATGCGTTTGGCCCAGGATGCCCACGTCACGATAGGCATAATCAACCTTCAACGCGATATTGTTCATCATGCGCAATTCCACGCCGCCGCCCAGCGACAGGCCAAATTGCCTTTCGGTCATAAACAGCGCCTTGTACCCGCCGCGCAGGTAAAAGGTTCCGGTGGTGGGAACGTTGTACTGATATTGCGCGCCCACGTTGACTGACTCGCTGTTGTTGTTGGGATGCAGGGCGTCGGCGGATATAATTACACGTGAGCGGCTGGCAACTATCGGCTGCAGGGAAACACCCAGGCGAAAGATCAACGGCAATTCCCATTCGTCCAGTGTAAACTGGCCGCGTGCATCGCGAAAGTTGCCGTCTTCATTAGGTAGAATGTCGATGGGATTGAGCAGATCGATGCCGTTATATTGCATGCGCGTGCCGTAATTCGAAATGCTCATGCCAATGCTCAAGCCGTTTTCGCGTTCGCCGGTGAATGAGAAAAATGGCGTGTTAAACAGCACGCCCAAATCCATGGCGACCGCGCTCGCGTTGGTGTGCCAAATTTGCGAGGAAATATATTTTGCCGAGGCGCCGAATGAAAACCAGTGCACCAGGCGCCGGGAAAAAGTCAGCGACAGCGCGAAGTCATTGGCGGTGAACATTTCTCCGGTGCCTTCTTGCTGGCGGATGGTGGTGACTTCTTCATCGCCGTAGCCGATGTGAAAGAAGCCCACGCCGAGCGTGCCGATATCCTGCAACACCAGGCCCACGCCGGCAAAAGTGGTGTTGACGTCCGCGATCCAGGGCTGGTTCACGAATTGCGCTTCGCTCTGTTCCATGAAGCCCAGGCCCGCGGGATTCCAGTATATTCCTGAAAGATCCGTGACGACGCTGACATAAGCGTCGCCCATGGCGCTGCCCGCGCTACCGTAACCGATCTCAAGAAAATTTGCGGCCGTCGTGCCGACGCGATAAGGGCGTTGTGCAAAAGTTGTTTGAGTCAATGCCAGCAAAACCAGAAGGGCGGTGGCATAAATGCAAGGACGTTTTTTTATTCCACTCATGATGGCCTCTTTGATGATCAAGGGCAAAGTTCGCAGCTTATGGCGATTCCGGGGTTACAGCGTCAAGCCGGGTCCGCAGCAACAATTTGTAACACAGAGCCTTTCCCGGCAAGGCACGTTACTTGATTACCGCAAATTTACCGATTTTTTCGTCGCCGGTGGCACGCGCTCGCACGTGATAAAAATACATGCCGGCGGCGATGTCCAGCCCTTCACTGGTTTTGAGATCCCAATGAATCGTGCCGTTCTCCACCGGATTGTCGACCACGATTTCATCCACCATCACGCCGCTGATGGTGAAAATTTTGATATCGCATTGCGCCGGCAGATGCGTGAATAAAATGCGCCGGCGCTGATTCAAATACTGATTCGATACCGCCGGTTCCATTTCGTTGGTCATGACATAGGGATTGGGAACGACTTTGATATTACTCATCATGCTTTTGATTTCAGTCGTGTTCAACTCACCGGCGCTGTTGACTCTGAACATCAACGAGTCCTGTACCGTGAACGGCCGGTTGAAGGTCACGCGATAAACGTTGTCGGGCTTGGGCAATTGTGACGGGTCGCTGAGCAACCGGAAGTCGATGATGAACGCGGTGCCGGCCCAGCGATTGTTGACGGAGGTAATGGGGCCGACCAAAATGCGATCGCCGATCATGTCGAATTGGCCGTTGCCATTCAAATCGTGCACCACCAAATCCATCACTTCATATTCGCCTTGGGCGTTCTTGAAGGATTTGTTGAGCACATAAAAATTGAATTGCTGGCTGACCAAAAGCGCCGCATTGGCAATGCGGCTGTTGTTTTCATCGCGCATGGTTTTGTTCGTCACACGACCGGTGTAAACCGCGGGATTGTCGGTAAAGACGATGTCATAATCCCAGGGGAAATATCCCGACTCCACCGAGGTTGGTGTGATGCGGATAATCGAATTGCCGGCCAGCCATCCGGAATTGAGGGGATCGAACGATGCGGTTTTTACCGGGGTTTGAAAGCTCAAGCGCATGCCGTCGAAAATGTCGGTTCTCAAGACGCCCGCATTATTCATATGCCAGAAGCCGAGGGAGTCATCATAGATGAAATTTTCAAAGGCAAATTTTTCAGGCGTTTCTTGATACACCAGTTGATTGCCGGATTCGACGTCATACACATAAAGGCCGGTCGTGGTGTAAAGCTGGCCGTGTTCATAATTGACGACGCTGGTCAACGTGTCGACGCTGAACTTGACTTTGTAGGTATGGCCAATCTTGAGATCCTGCGCTGCAAGAATTTCGGGGGTGATGGTTGCGGTTCCAAAATGCGTTTGATCATTGACTTCGCCGAGCGAGGGCGGCACATAGCCGGAGGCTTTCTGATGCGGCGTGACAATGCGCACATTTTTGCCGAACGCGCGCACTTCCTCGTCTTCGTCCAATTCGAGCGTGATCGAATTTTCCGAAGGCGCGATGCCGGGTCCGATGTTGGGCGCGCCATAATCGTATGCCACCAAGGCGTAGTAGTAAGTTCGCCCGTTTTGCACGGTATTGTCGATGAAATAATGCACGATGCCCGAATCAAAACCGAGATTGAAGGCAACGCCATTGACCAATCCAAAATTGGTGAAGCCCAATTTGCCGTTAATCACGTCGCATTCGAAAATCGGCTTTTTGAGAATTGGCGTGCCGAACCCGTCGGTAATGACTTCGGAGTCGGAGAATTTTTTATCGGTGGAACGGTAGAGTTTATAGCCTTCGAAATCATTGACATTGTTCAGGAACGGATCACGGGTTTTGGTGTCGGCAGCATCGTCCCAGGTCAGGATCACATAACCGTCGCCGGGCGTGGCGCTGAGCGCCGGCATGGCCGGCGGCTGCGCGAAGCGATAGTCTTTTTCATAAATTACCTGCACGATGCGCTTTTGTTCGAACAGCGCCGGCGCGGTGTGCGCGTCGGAATTCAAACCGGTAAGCGGGTCATAGGAGTGCAATTCGGACATGGAAATGCGCTCGGTGCGGCCTTTGAACAGCGGGAACTCGCCGGAAGCGAAGGTTTCGACCAAATTGGAAATATTGCCGAGATAGCTCGCAAGCGTGTCTTCTCCGATCAACTCCCACATCGAGCGATCGCCGCGAAACCAGCGGAAGTCTGAAGCATGGCTGGGCACGGGAAACAGACGGAAGGAAGTGAGGCCGACCATGTCAGATTCGGTGACATCCGTGAACGCGAAGTTGGGCTCGCTGCCGACACCCTCGACAAAATCCGGGCGGTGATTGCATTCCCCAACATCCGGTCCGGTATAATTCAATTCATTCGGGCCTACGCCGTCGAGGCCGACATCATCACCGGCAAATTCGCTGGCTTGATAAATGCCGTCGCCGTTGAGATCTTCACCGTCCTGCCAATCTTGATCTTCGTCAGCATCCCAATGCGGCCGCAAATCTTCCAATTTTAATTTATAAGTCGCGAGAAACTTGTTCAAATCTGTAATGCCCTCGGTTGGACCAATGATGGCAGTAGCGATATTATCGCGTTTTTCATCGGTGAGGCCGTCTTCATCATTGTCTCTGTTATCATAAGCCAAGCCCGGGCTTTCCAGATAAGCAAAACCCATTGTGCCGGTTTGCAAGCCGCCGGTGCCAATGCCGTCCACGTCCCAGGAATACGCCATGTCGATCGTCGTATCGAAATAGCCGAGTTCATCATCGCGCTCGCCGCCGATGGCATTGTCAACCCAGTAACCGAACGCGACTTCGGGCAAATCATAATCGGAAATGTTGGCAATAGTGTATTCCCAAAAGATTGCGTCACGCGCTTGCGGATTGTTCCATTGAAAGCCGCGCTGTTCCACACGAATGCCGATGCCGCCCCAGGGCTTGCCCTTTTGAATACTGACTTCTGGATAATTGTCGCCGATGATTCTCCCGGGCCGCGGGTAATACTTCACAATATCTTCCGGGCCAAGGTATTCCTGGTCTTGCGCATCATTCGCCACGAAGAAGGTTTCCAAATCAGCGTAAATCACACCGCGGCCAAAGCGGCCGTTCCATTCTCCCGGCCATTTCTTGCTGGTATTGGTGGACGGCCATCCTCCTGTCGGCCAGGAATCGTTGCGATTGCTCATG
Coding sequences within it:
- a CDS encoding glycoside hydrolase family 5 protein, translating into MRISLNLVILIFAALSIALISACSDDSNPVAPENETPPDAFAQNARLGRGMNLGNALEAPNEGDWGVTLKSEYFDWIKSAGFNSVRIPIRWSTHALTSAPYTIHPSFLLRVDWAITQALSRNLAVVINIHHYEEIMQDPAAHKARFLAIWEQLANHYRDQSSDIFFEILNEPNANLTTTIWNQYLQEAIAVIRQTNPTRTIIVGPAFWYNSSALNSLVLPADDKNIIVAVHFYSPFNFTHQGADWVPGSSAWLGTTWSGTPAEQQAIQNEFTLIANWGTTNNRPMNIGEFGAYSMADMDSRARWTAFVARTAEANDISWHYWEFIAGFGVYNATTNDWNYPLLNALIPKPLALTAPEVD
- a CDS encoding glycoside hydrolase family 16 protein; translated protein: MLHVKAKYLCHLFIAASLLGLSCNKKTITQVEKPAWEIAGWQLIWHDEFDGRQIDLSKWGHEVNAQGGGNNELQYYTARPENSFIQDGVLVIRALQENYTGPEGTRAYTSARLRTLNKGDWKYGRFDIRAKLPVGRGMWPAIWMLPTDWVYGGWAASGEIDIMEMLGHDTKTVHGTLHYGAAWPGNVHTGKSFTLPQGDFTNEFHTFRLDWTENEFKWYVDDQLYQTQTQWHTTGQPYPAPFNQRFHMLLNLAVGGNWPGNPDASTVFPQTLTVDYVRVYQRAP
- a CDS encoding porin family protein; the encoded protein is MSGIKKRPCIYATALLVLLALTQTTFAQRPYRVGTTAANFLEIGYGSAGSAMGDAYVSVVTDLSGIYWNPAGLGFMEQSEAQFVNQPWIADVNTTFAGVGLVLQDIGTLGVGFFHIGYGDEEVTTIRQQEGTGEMFTANDFALSLTFSRRLVHWFSFGASAKYISSQIWHTNASAVAMDLGVLFNTPFFSFTGERENGLSIGMSISNYGTRMQYNGIDLLNPIDILPNEDGNFRDARGQFTLDEWELPLIFRLGVSLQPIVASRSRVIISADALHPNNNSESVNVGAQYQYNVPTTGTFYLRGGYKALFMTERQFGLSLGGGVELRMMNNIALKVDYAYRDVGILGQTHSYSFGVKF